The following are encoded together in the Planctomycetia bacterium genome:
- a CDS encoding DinB family protein, with protein sequence MTRLQSAMVQLNLARHYTLGLLSDIPDEKWFWMPQGGVTHVAWQVGHIAMAEYNLTLARIRGILPQDRELFTIDNFAELFGRTSIPQADAANYPTPSALRETLTRIHAQSQQELPALADEKLDQPSALAKPHPIVTTKLSSLLWCAQHEMIHAGQIGLQRRMMGTEPKW encoded by the coding sequence ATGACACGTCTTCAATCAGCAATGGTCCAACTGAACCTGGCACGCCATTACACGCTGGGGCTGCTCAGTGACATTCCGGATGAGAAGTGGTTCTGGATGCCACAAGGTGGCGTTACCCATGTAGCCTGGCAGGTGGGACACATTGCCATGGCCGAATACAACCTGACTCTTGCGCGCATTCGAGGAATCTTGCCTCAAGATCGTGAATTATTTACCATTGATAACTTTGCAGAACTGTTCGGCAGAACTTCAATTCCACAAGCAGATGCAGCCAACTACCCTACCCCGTCAGCATTGCGAGAAACATTGACCAGGATACATGCACAATCGCAACAGGAGTTGCCTGCACTTGCAGATGAAAAACTGGATCAACCTTCTGCCCTGGCCAAACCACATCCAATCGTCACGACGAAACTGAGTTCACTTCTGTGGTGCGCTCAGCATGAAATGATTCATGCCGGCCAGATTGGTCTGCAGCGTCGCATGATGGGCACTGAACCGAAATGGTAG
- a CDS encoding NAD-dependent epimerase/dehydratase family protein: MPKYLITGATGFVGSHLAEACQQRGIPTVTIARSTSDLRWPQQFGCQVVQGDITDPAAIRQAMEGVNVVIHSAAKVGDWGPVEDFREVNVQATVLLLEEAKKRKIDRFVHISSLGVYEARDHFDTDETTPPPARHIDGYTQTKMEAEAVVTGFYKASQVPTVILRPGFVYGTRDRTVLPKLIDNLRQGKVRYLGSGQQQMNTIHVKNIIQAVFLAIEKPEAVGQIYNLTDDEVVTKKMFMETVADTAGLPRPTKHVPLAVTKTLAKVIESIARMRKAKQAPLLTQGRIKFLGLNLGYSCNKIKKELGYKPEVKFAQGMPEAVRWILEDQKR; encoded by the coding sequence ATGCCTAAGTATCTCATCACCGGCGCCACCGGGTTTGTCGGCAGCCATCTGGCGGAAGCCTGTCAGCAGCGTGGCATTCCCACGGTGACCATCGCCCGTTCCACCAGTGATTTACGCTGGCCTCAGCAGTTTGGCTGTCAAGTTGTACAAGGCGATATCACCGATCCAGCAGCCATCCGCCAGGCGATGGAAGGCGTCAATGTCGTCATCCATTCCGCAGCGAAAGTAGGCGACTGGGGGCCTGTGGAAGATTTTCGCGAAGTGAATGTGCAGGCAACTGTGCTGCTACTGGAAGAAGCCAAGAAACGCAAAATCGACCGCTTCGTTCACATCAGTTCACTCGGCGTTTATGAAGCTCGCGATCATTTCGACACCGATGAAACCACTCCTCCGCCCGCCCGACATATCGATGGCTACACACAGACCAAAATGGAAGCGGAAGCTGTTGTCACTGGCTTCTATAAAGCGTCGCAAGTCCCAACCGTTATCCTTCGGCCAGGCTTTGTCTACGGCACTCGCGACCGCACTGTGCTTCCCAAACTGATCGATAACCTCAGGCAAGGCAAAGTGCGTTACCTCGGCTCCGGCCAACAGCAAATGAACACCATCCACGTGAAGAACATCATCCAGGCAGTCTTCCTCGCTATCGAAAAGCCTGAAGCTGTAGGCCAAATCTATAACCTCACCGATGATGAAGTCGTCACCAAAAAGATGTTCATGGAAACCGTGGCTGATACAGCGGGTTTACCCAGACCCACGAAACATGTTCCATTGGCTGTTACTAAAACTCTTGCCAAGGTAATTGAAAGCATCGCCCGGATGCGGAAAGCCAAGCAGGCGCCATTGCTTACCCAGGGACGCATCAAATTCCTCGGCCTGAACCTTGGCTACAGTTGCAACAAAATCAAAAAAGAACTCGGATATAAACCCGAAGTAAAGTTTGCCCAGGGAATGCCCGAAGCAGTTCGCTGGATTCTTGAGGATCAGAAGCGATGA
- the pyrF gene encoding orotidine-5'-phosphate decarboxylase — translation MHHFANRLHAGIHQKRTPLCVGLDPRWESLPLSITSLHQRDIEGRAQAYEQFCSRVLEIVQPYTAIVKPQSAFFEILGSAGHRAMEHIISKAHQLGLLVILDAKRNDIASTATAYAEAAFDLLKADALTVNPYLGRDAMEPFITEARKHHAGLYVLVRTSNPGAGQFQDLMTDQGKVHEVVARAVNDWSNEHLGTSGYGDVGAVVGATSPAELSHLRTIMPQAPFLVPGYGAQGGSAADCQGAFQTNGMGAVINSSRGIMFPFKPDDAQWEQKIETAAKKSAEELGKVAGLR, via the coding sequence ATGCACCATTTCGCGAACCGCCTGCATGCCGGAATTCACCAGAAAAGGACGCCCTTGTGCGTCGGGCTCGATCCGCGTTGGGAGAGTCTGCCCCTCTCCATTACCAGTCTGCATCAGCGTGATATCGAAGGTCGTGCACAGGCTTATGAACAATTCTGTAGTCGTGTTCTTGAAATCGTGCAGCCCTACACAGCCATCGTAAAACCACAGTCTGCATTCTTCGAAATACTCGGCTCTGCCGGCCACCGGGCAATGGAACACATCATTTCCAAGGCACACCAACTAGGCCTCCTGGTCATTCTTGATGCCAAGCGTAATGACATTGCATCCACCGCAACCGCCTATGCCGAGGCTGCATTTGACCTGCTGAAAGCAGATGCACTGACGGTCAACCCGTATCTGGGCCGCGATGCAATGGAGCCTTTTATTACCGAAGCTAGAAAGCATCATGCCGGGTTGTATGTACTGGTGCGAACCAGCAATCCTGGCGCGGGACAGTTTCAGGATCTGATGACTGATCAAGGCAAGGTCCATGAAGTGGTAGCCCGTGCCGTTAATGACTGGAGCAATGAGCACCTTGGAACGAGTGGCTATGGTGATGTAGGGGCAGTGGTGGGAGCCACTTCGCCTGCAGAGCTGTCTCATCTTCGCACAATCATGCCACAGGCTCCTTTCCTGGTACCAGGTTATGGGGCACAAGGTGGATCAGCTGCTGATTGCCAGGGTGCATTTCAGACGAACGGCATGGGAGCAGTCATCAACAGTTCGCGCGGCATCATGTTCCCATTCAAACCCGACGACGCTCAATGGGAACAAAAAATTGAAACGGCTGCAAAGAAGAGTGCAGAAGAATTAGGAAAAGTAGCAGGACTACGGTGA
- a CDS encoding HD domain-containing protein — MQIVARVDCPHEDISFDDFYRLSPYTTAQRHGIWRALQTRRWQALTNLLQAFRKRDPETWRHCERVQQYAIDLGIKLCLSIHELQMLKLSALLHDVGKMAISEDILNKEVQLTEEEFCIVRMHSEVGERLVHPLMPHPQVLAGIRHHHERMDGTGYPDQLQGRQIPLIARIISVADVYDALTHVRPYRRFSLTPLEALEVLEVQTTGQLDPDLVIPFSKFIRSSLETLPETKALKA, encoded by the coding sequence ATGCAAATCGTGGCACGCGTCGATTGTCCACACGAGGACATTTCGTTTGATGATTTTTACCGCTTGTCGCCCTATACCACTGCCCAGCGTCACGGCATCTGGCGTGCGCTACAAACACGCCGCTGGCAGGCCCTGACCAATCTGCTGCAGGCTTTTCGGAAACGCGATCCCGAAACCTGGCGGCACTGCGAACGAGTTCAGCAATATGCGATTGATCTGGGAATCAAACTATGCTTGTCCATCCATGAACTGCAGATGCTTAAACTCTCTGCTCTGCTGCACGATGTAGGCAAGATGGCAATCAGCGAAGATATCCTGAATAAGGAAGTTCAACTCACCGAAGAAGAGTTCTGTATCGTTCGCATGCATTCTGAAGTGGGTGAACGGCTGGTTCACCCACTAATGCCGCATCCACAAGTGCTGGCGGGCATTCGTCATCATCATGAAAGAATGGATGGCACTGGCTATCCTGATCAATTACAAGGCAGACAGATACCACTGATCGCACGAATCATCAGTGTGGCTGATGTCTACGATGCATTGACTCACGTTCGGCCTTATCGCCGATTTTCACTCACGCCACTGGAAGCACTGGAAGTACTGGAAGTGCAGACAACAGGCCAGCTTGATCCTGACCTGGTGATACCATTCAGTAAATTCATCCGCTCGTCGCTGGAAACACTCCCAGAAACCAAGGCCCTCAAAGCATAA
- a CDS encoding DUF2177 family protein, with product MKMIYYLKLYAVTLLVFLAIDMVWLGVIAKGMYQKHLGYLMAPEINWWAAFAFYSLFIVGLLVFVVSPGLEEKSLFAVIWKAALFGLVTYATYDLTNQATVKNWPMLVTIIDLIWGALLSTIVSVISYFAGMWLKS from the coding sequence ATGAAAATGATTTACTATCTGAAACTCTATGCCGTCACACTTCTGGTATTTCTTGCTATTGATATGGTCTGGTTGGGGGTGATAGCCAAGGGAATGTACCAGAAACACCTGGGCTACCTGATGGCACCTGAGATAAACTGGTGGGCAGCGTTTGCCTTTTACAGCCTCTTTATCGTAGGCTTGCTGGTGTTTGTGGTATCGCCTGGACTGGAAGAGAAATCGTTGTTTGCCGTTATCTGGAAGGCTGCACTCTTTGGACTCGTCACCTATGCCACCTATGATCTGACTAATCAGGCAACCGTAAAGAACTGGCCGATGCTGGTTACCATCATTGACCTGATCTGGGGTGCTTTGCTCTCAACAATTGTCAGCGTCATCAGTTACTTTGCAGGGATGTGGCTGAAATCGTGA
- a CDS encoding protein kinase, with product MPTSVLNPVEPERTPSQDHGPDTLRNDSIVALTPQLPDILGYEVLQELGRGGMGIVFKARDVRLKRLVAIKMLLDPEFASPEQRMRFRIEAEAVAQLRHPHIVQVYELGEMPGIRGGIPHPYMVLEYVEGPTLFRYIREHKFTENEAAQLMITLARAIQHAHDHGLIHRDLKPSNILLSHEAPAPSSDSHVASRLVASTAFNPKITDFGLVKAISFDGEASRDLTAPEFLVGTPQYMAPELADPTYRAPHCSIDVYSLGVIFYELLTEHLPFEAADVLKMLVEAQTLEPPSPRKYKPQLNKDLETICLKCLEKDPQRRYHSAAALADDLTRFLNHEPIQARPLTEWQRFRKWMKRHPAIAALAGLLLTVITVALIVIGFFWYQAEQDRYLAEAHSLQAGLARDQARIAEKVARDEAGKALSAEHIARESEQRARLSLYYSKVAQADLLLRQGQLQRAEHLLDQSWPAEGERDPRSWEFYYLKRLCRPMEQVIRHAQDYVQRIHFLPDQQGMLVCEGAEFYGDYGPKQFPGRLYLYFPQKGEKLWKHRLVYSSRLPLRDVHLACQGRYALVMDQENNFTVLDLAELKGDAKLKGFAMPAGKFYKLALPAGLAIYWQHDVIPKTVQLFNVANKQTVRSIEFPEPCKHLEFSADGRRILFVTQDNKAGIWDIEQNKSLWIKSFSFRDWRLAISADGNQLAVCCYQSGELFWLNSQDGSLLKHTRIHRPTHLMFTPDVKQLCVSSDHQAGQDILMWSAVEKDAAPLVLRGHQGFITSIVFNASCTTLASTGMDGSVRVWNIQQDSPRAGDCIREYRGHKGSVRTSSFDPDSSLLASGGIDANVILWDVDRNLFQDKYNIDAGCGGEWISDCRFIENTPFMAVFEHRSQQLLHLDLQTRKVVKRMHLPGVMGEFRAPRQDVRFTSDGRRLACVDATGHHVLLFDSLSGQQIWKSPTLPYYAFRLSFSGDDKRLLMAGHFMQPASNPPKPVPFKCEYQVWSMDSFELVHREEMPFFSTAFCMNQDGTQIAAILRSADRKQWLRLIDLADRGAYRYTKVFDLERCVCLVFSPDGKWMAGCNFVPDKNVLTIRDAKTGEEKHRVFAGYESTELAFTPDSQRVLVAGYDSNIVFFDTILGHEIFTLKHHGSPRQNDYAINPRIVFNKSGTRLAINSWDAGLSVWHAYLPQKKTETGK from the coding sequence ATGCCCACCTCGGTACTGAATCCGGTTGAGCCTGAGCGCACTCCCAGTCAAGATCATGGGCCCGATACGTTGCGCAATGATTCCATTGTCGCATTGACGCCACAGTTGCCTGATATTCTGGGCTATGAAGTGCTCCAGGAACTGGGTCGCGGCGGCATGGGTATTGTCTTCAAGGCCCGTGATGTTCGGCTGAAGCGGCTGGTAGCCATCAAGATGCTTCTTGATCCGGAGTTTGCCAGCCCGGAACAGCGGATGCGGTTCCGCATTGAAGCGGAAGCAGTCGCCCAGTTGCGTCATCCCCATATTGTGCAGGTGTATGAACTGGGAGAAATGCCCGGCATCCGGGGCGGAATTCCTCATCCCTATATGGTGCTGGAGTATGTCGAAGGGCCGACACTCTTTCGCTACATACGCGAACATAAGTTCACAGAAAATGAAGCTGCTCAACTGATGATCACCCTGGCCCGGGCGATTCAGCATGCCCATGACCATGGGTTGATCCATCGAGATCTGAAGCCTTCGAACATTTTGCTGAGTCATGAAGCACCTGCACCCTCATCGGATTCGCATGTTGCAAGCCGCTTGGTGGCATCGACAGCTTTCAATCCCAAGATTACCGATTTTGGTCTGGTGAAGGCGATTTCGTTTGATGGGGAGGCTAGCCGGGATCTCACTGCACCTGAGTTTCTGGTGGGCACGCCACAATACATGGCACCGGAACTGGCTGATCCCACTTACCGTGCCCCGCATTGTTCCATCGATGTTTATTCACTCGGCGTCATCTTTTATGAGTTGTTGACTGAGCACCTGCCTTTCGAAGCGGCCGATGTGTTGAAGATGCTGGTGGAAGCACAGACCCTGGAGCCGCCTTCACCTCGAAAGTACAAGCCACAACTCAACAAAGACCTCGAGACTATTTGCCTGAAATGTCTGGAGAAGGATCCGCAGCGGCGTTATCACTCAGCGGCAGCACTGGCGGATGATCTTACGCGATTTCTCAATCATGAGCCAATCCAGGCCAGACCCCTTACTGAGTGGCAGCGGTTCCGGAAATGGATGAAACGGCACCCGGCTATTGCAGCATTGGCCGGGTTACTTTTGACAGTCATCACTGTTGCCTTGATAGTGATTGGTTTTTTCTGGTACCAGGCGGAGCAGGATCGCTATCTCGCGGAAGCCCATTCGTTACAAGCTGGATTGGCGCGCGACCAGGCCCGAATTGCTGAGAAGGTCGCACGGGATGAAGCTGGGAAGGCGCTGTCAGCAGAGCATATTGCCCGTGAATCGGAACAGCGTGCCAGACTTTCCCTTTATTACAGCAAAGTAGCTCAGGCTGATCTGCTGCTTCGCCAGGGGCAGTTGCAGCGTGCAGAACATCTGCTTGATCAGAGCTGGCCTGCGGAGGGTGAGCGTGATCCACGCAGTTGGGAATTCTATTATCTCAAGCGTTTGTGCAGGCCGATGGAGCAGGTAATCCGGCATGCACAGGATTATGTACAGCGCATCCATTTTCTGCCTGATCAGCAGGGTATGCTGGTGTGTGAAGGCGCTGAATTTTATGGTGATTACGGGCCAAAGCAGTTTCCCGGCAGGCTATACCTGTATTTTCCGCAGAAGGGTGAAAAACTCTGGAAACATCGGCTGGTGTATAGCAGTCGATTGCCATTGCGAGACGTGCATCTGGCATGCCAGGGGCGATATGCCCTGGTCATGGATCAGGAAAACAATTTTACCGTGCTCGATCTGGCTGAACTGAAAGGTGATGCAAAGCTGAAAGGTTTTGCCATGCCTGCGGGCAAATTCTACAAACTGGCATTGCCAGCCGGGTTGGCCATTTACTGGCAGCATGATGTGATTCCCAAAACGGTTCAGTTGTTTAATGTGGCTAATAAACAGACAGTTCGATCCATTGAATTTCCTGAACCGTGTAAGCATCTGGAGTTCAGTGCGGATGGTAGGCGCATTTTGTTTGTAACCCAGGATAATAAGGCAGGTATCTGGGATATCGAACAGAACAAAAGTCTTTGGATCAAATCTTTTTCATTTCGTGACTGGCGATTAGCCATATCTGCCGATGGCAACCAGCTTGCGGTGTGTTGTTATCAAAGTGGAGAATTGTTCTGGTTGAACTCACAAGATGGCAGCTTGCTGAAACATACACGCATTCATCGTCCCACGCATCTGATGTTTACTCCCGATGTAAAGCAGTTGTGCGTATCCTCCGATCATCAGGCTGGACAGGATATTCTGATGTGGTCTGCCGTGGAGAAAGATGCAGCACCGCTGGTGTTGCGGGGGCACCAGGGTTTCATCACTTCGATCGTGTTTAACGCTTCCTGTACCACTCTGGCGTCAACCGGTATGGATGGCTCGGTCAGAGTCTGGAACATCCAGCAGGATTCACCACGGGCTGGTGATTGCATTCGGGAATACCGTGGACACAAGGGATCGGTACGGACTTCATCGTTTGATCCTGACAGTTCACTGCTGGCCAGCGGAGGCATTGATGCCAATGTGATTCTCTGGGATGTAGACCGGAATCTGTTTCAGGACAAATACAACATCGATGCAGGTTGTGGAGGCGAATGGATTTCGGATTGCCGTTTTATCGAGAACACTCCATTCATGGCGGTTTTTGAGCATCGTTCACAACAGTTGCTGCACCTTGATCTGCAGACCAGGAAAGTAGTGAAGAGAATGCACCTGCCAGGTGTGATGGGGGAATTCCGGGCTCCTCGTCAGGATGTTCGCTTTACATCGGATGGACGAAGGTTGGCTTGTGTTGATGCCACCGGGCATCATGTGTTGCTGTTTGATTCATTGTCAGGACAACAGATCTGGAAATCTCCGACGCTGCCTTACTATGCGTTCCGATTAAGCTTCAGTGGTGATGACAAGAGATTGCTGATGGCAGGGCATTTCATGCAGCCTGCCAGCAATCCGCCCAAGCCTGTTCCATTTAAGTGCGAATACCAGGTCTGGAGCATGGATAGTTTTGAACTGGTGCATCGGGAAGAGATGCCCTTCTTTTCTACTGCTTTCTGCATGAACCAGGATGGCACCCAGATTGCAGCTATCCTGCGCAGTGCAGACCGTAAACAGTGGTTGAGATTGATTGATCTCGCAGATCGTGGTGCCTATCGTTACACGAAAGTCTTCGATCTGGAACGCTGTGTCTGCCTGGTATTCAGCCCGGATGGCAAATGGATGGCTGGTTGCAATTTTGTGCCTGATAAGAATGTGCTGACCATCCGCGATGCCAAGACCGGGGAAGAGAAGCACAGGGTATTTGCCGGTTACGAATCAACGGAACTAGCCTTCACACCTGATTCCCAGCGCGTGCTGGTGGCTGGGTACGATAGCAACATTGTCTTTTTCGACACCATTTTGGGGCACGAGATTTTTACGCTCAAGCATCACGGGAGTCCAAGGCAGAACGACTACGCCATCAACCCCCGCATTGTTTTTAACAAATCAGGCACGCGGCTGGCGATCAACAGTTGGGACGCCGGCCTTTCGGTCTGGCATGCCTATTTGCCTCAGAAGAAGACTGAAACAGGCAAGTAA
- a CDS encoding rhomboid family intramembrane serine protease: MILPYHLDVPMQKLPIANWLLIVFTCLITLGDWVWFPEKADLDNARRIIEIHQLGTKASKTPQDVERLSKLINELKFERSKEVTPLATHPEAWRPWQPVTSMFVHGDLGHLLGNMFFLFLFGNAINAKLNHFLFLMCYLALGIVSDFVRVGLQYAAGDLTPSLGASGAIMGIAGLCLVFYPRNDARIFYVQIPFGIGVLTISSGWLVLFYLVCDLLGNIFYLHDGIGYMAHLSGCLAGILLGILLIQTGWVELEYGEENLLQIMGMQKKLKRWE, translated from the coding sequence ATGATTCTGCCATACCATCTCGACGTGCCGATGCAGAAGTTGCCCATCGCCAACTGGTTGCTGATCGTGTTTACCTGCCTGATTACTTTGGGAGACTGGGTCTGGTTTCCTGAAAAGGCAGATCTGGATAATGCGAGGAGAATCATCGAGATACATCAGCTTGGCACTAAGGCGAGCAAAACGCCGCAGGATGTTGAGCGTTTATCTAAGCTGATCAATGAGTTGAAGTTCGAGCGGTCTAAAGAAGTTACGCCGCTGGCAACGCATCCGGAAGCCTGGCGGCCCTGGCAGCCTGTGACCTCCATGTTTGTTCATGGCGACTTGGGACATTTGCTTGGCAACATGTTCTTTCTGTTTCTCTTCGGCAATGCCATCAATGCCAAGCTGAATCACTTCCTCTTTCTGATGTGTTATCTCGCGCTTGGAATAGTGAGTGATTTTGTGCGAGTTGGATTGCAATATGCGGCAGGTGATCTCACTCCATCACTCGGTGCATCGGGTGCCATCATGGGCATTGCCGGTTTGTGTCTGGTGTTTTACCCTCGTAATGATGCTCGCATTTTTTACGTTCAAATCCCTTTCGGTATCGGTGTGCTAACCATCTCTTCAGGCTGGCTGGTGCTCTTTTATCTGGTCTGCGACCTGCTTGGCAACATTTTCTATCTGCATGACGGGATAGGCTACATGGCACACCTTTCAGGATGCCTGGCTGGTATTCTTCTGGGTATTCTGTTGATCCAAACAGGTTGGGTTGAACTGGAGTATGGCGAAGAAAATTTGCTGCAGATTATGGGTATGCAGAAGAAATTAAAACGATGGGAGTAA
- a CDS encoding pyridoxal phosphate-dependent aminotransferase translates to MPLAVSERGMQMPASPIRKLAPYADAAKKMGVHVYHLNIGQPDLETPPALRDKLLQLKDKVYAYSPSAGTPEYVATIQQYYRKLGIELKTSEILATTGGSEAILFAMYACCNVGDEIMVVEPFYTNYRSFAMMAGVTLKPLLSKGEDGFHLPPRSEWEKVVTPKTRMVILCNPSNPTGTVYRMDELQMVAQFCKDHNLFLLADEVYREFVYDGNQAISTLTLPGFEEHVIVVDSLSKRYSACGIRLGCLVTRNKPIYDACMRMAQGRLSPPGLAQFIARGAVELGPEYFQGIAQEYQKRRDILFRGLSEIPGVFLRKPEGAFYFVARLPVKDSDAFATWLLSDFQLDGATVMVAPANGFYATPGLGNNEVRIAYVLKEEDLRASVKILAAALKAYPDK, encoded by the coding sequence ATGCCCTTAGCTGTTTCAGAACGTGGCATGCAGATGCCTGCTTCGCCTATTCGTAAGTTGGCGCCCTATGCTGATGCTGCCAAGAAGATGGGCGTGCATGTTTATCATCTGAACATCGGTCAGCCTGATCTGGAAACACCACCTGCGCTGCGGGATAAACTGTTGCAACTCAAAGACAAGGTTTATGCTTATTCACCTTCAGCAGGTACGCCGGAGTATGTTGCAACCATTCAGCAGTATTATCGCAAGCTCGGCATCGAATTGAAGACTTCGGAAATACTCGCTACGACTGGTGGCAGCGAAGCCATTCTCTTTGCCATGTATGCATGCTGCAATGTCGGCGATGAAATCATGGTGGTTGAGCCTTTCTACACCAACTATCGATCCTTCGCCATGATGGCGGGTGTCACCCTGAAGCCTTTGTTGAGCAAAGGTGAAGATGGTTTCCATCTTCCGCCTCGCAGCGAATGGGAAAAGGTAGTTACACCCAAAACCCGAATGGTCATTCTGTGTAATCCCAGCAATCCAACCGGTACGGTTTATCGGATGGATGAATTGCAGATGGTCGCCCAGTTCTGTAAGGACCATAACCTGTTTCTGCTGGCAGATGAAGTATATCGTGAGTTTGTATACGACGGTAACCAGGCGATCAGTACGCTGACGCTGCCTGGTTTCGAAGAACATGTCATCGTGGTGGATAGTCTTTCCAAACGGTACAGCGCCTGTGGTATCCGCCTGGGTTGCCTGGTGACACGGAACAAGCCGATTTATGATGCCTGCATGCGGATGGCACAAGGGCGTTTATCGCCGCCTGGGCTGGCTCAGTTCATAGCTCGCGGTGCAGTAGAGCTGGGGCCTGAATACTTCCAGGGCATTGCTCAGGAATATCAGAAACGGCGTGACATTCTGTTCCGGGGTCTTTCAGAGATTCCCGGTGTGTTTCTGCGTAAGCCCGAAGGCGCGTTCTACTTCGTTGCCAGGCTGCCAGTGAAAGACAGCGACGCCTTTGCCACTTGGCTATTGTCTGATTTTCAGTTAGATGGTGCCACCGTGATGGTTGCCCCTGCCAATGGCTTCTATGCCACTCCTGGCCTGGGCAACAACGAGGTGCGTATTGCTTATGTATTGAAGGAAGAAGATCTACGTGCTTCGGTGAAAATCCTGGCTGCAGCGCTCAAAGCATATCCGGATAAATAG
- a CDS encoding class I SAM-dependent methyltransferase → MSQGSTSPSLSVEFFNQVYQGKPAWEIDTPQPEIIKLAEAGKLTGHVLDIGCGTGCNAIYLAERGCNVTAFDLVSAAIEQAKARLGNRPLPVNFLVASALQLPEWSEPFDVAIDAGVFHVFNDKDRLRYSENIHRSLKPGAKLYVICFSEHQPGTDGPRRMTQQEIRDSFQRGWQVESIEPAIYQTQAQFHGSAKAWLATIKRV, encoded by the coding sequence ATGAGCCAGGGCTCCACGTCGCCATCCCTCAGTGTGGAATTCTTCAACCAGGTCTATCAAGGCAAGCCGGCTTGGGAGATCGATACTCCGCAGCCTGAAATCATCAAGCTGGCTGAAGCAGGAAAACTCACCGGACATGTGCTGGATATTGGTTGTGGCACAGGCTGCAATGCCATCTACCTGGCAGAGCGAGGTTGCAACGTGACCGCTTTTGACCTGGTTTCTGCAGCCATCGAACAGGCCAAAGCCAGGCTGGGAAATCGACCATTGCCTGTTAATTTCCTGGTTGCGAGTGCCTTGCAGTTACCGGAATGGTCTGAACCGTTCGATGTCGCCATTGATGCCGGGGTGTTCCATGTGTTCAATGATAAGGATCGACTGCGGTACAGCGAGAATATCCATCGTTCACTGAAGCCTGGTGCGAAGCTGTATGTGATCTGTTTCAGCGAACATCAACCAGGCACTGACGGCCCCCGACGGATGACACAGCAAGAAATTCGTGACTCATTCCAGCGAGGATGGCAGGTTGAATCAATTGAACCAGCCATCTACCAGACACAGGCACAGTTTCACGGATCAGCGAAAGCCTGGCTGGCTACGATCAAACGAGTCTGA